Genomic window (Flavobacterium oreochromis):
GAGCAATCAATTCTTTACAAACCTCTTCTAAATTCTTATTATCGACAGAAATTATTTTTTTACAGCTATTGTAATAATAGTTTCTGTCGAATAAGTGTTTTGCCACAAACTCTTTCATTTCTTCTTTATTCAAGTTTGCTATCAAAGGTCTTTTATCCGCTTCTTTAACTAAACGAGTAACCAGCAAATCAATTGAAGCTTTTAAATAAACAGATAACACATCTTCTTGTTGTAATAATAGATGATTTCCTGCATAACAAGGAGTACCTCCTCCCAAGCTTAAAACAAAAGATTCTTTTTGAGTAATTGTTTTTTAAAAACCGTATGTTCTAACTTACGAAAATAAATTTCCCCATCAGTTTCAAAAATTTCTTTTATAGTTTTCCCTGTTTCTTTAACTATCAGATCATCTAAATCTACAAATTCTAACGATAACCTATCAGCTAAAATTTTCCCAATACTTGATTTACCTGACCCCATATAACCAACTAGCACAATTTTACCCATACAAAACAATTTAAAAATCAATTACTTACAAAAAATAACAAAGAAAAACAGAAATAAACCCCTCTTTTCTTTGAAAAATCAAAAATAAGGTAATATATTTGCACCCGCAAACAAGAAATATTTTTGACTCCGTAGCTCAGTTGGTAGAGCACATCACTTTTAATGATGGGGTCCTGGGTTCGAGCCCCAGCGGGGTCACTAAACAAAAAACAATATTTCTTTAAGCATGACTCCGTAGCTCAGTTGGTAGAGCACATCACTTTTAATGATGGGGTCCTGGGTTCTGAGCCCCAGCGGGGTCACTACATATTGATAAAAAATTGACTCCGTAGCTCAGTTGGTAGAGCACATCACTTTTAATGATGGGGTCCTGGGTCTGAGCCCCAGCGGGGTCACTAAAGCCAAACCTCAGTTTGGCTTTTTCATTCTCAATGGCCATGTGGAGGAATTGGTAGACTCGCCATCTTGAGGGGGTGGTGTCGCAAGACGTATGGGTTCGAGTCCCATCATGGTCACCACAAAATTAAATTAAAAATTAAAAAAATTGACTCCGTAGCTCAGTTGGTAGAGCACATCACTTTTAATGATGGGGTCCTGGGTTCGAGCCCCAGCGGGGTCACTACATATTGATAAAAAATTGACTCCGTAGCTCAGTTGGTAGAGCACATCACTTTTAATGATGGGGTCCTGGGTTCGAGCCCCAGCGGGGTCACTTAAAGAGGTTATTCAAAATGAGTAACCTCTTTTTATTTCTATTTCATCAAAATAAGTTCTGAGAAATAAATATTCACAAACAACATCATCTATACTAAACAATAAAACGTATTATCCTTCCTTCACAACAGATACTTATCACAAGAAAATTAGAACTACAATAAAACTAACGATACAAAAAAAAGAAAACACAATCGAAGTTTTAAAAACAACCATTACAACAAAAAAGCCACTAAAACTTGATACATTGTTCAAACAGAGCTTTACAACATTTCTTATTGATTTATCAAAATATATTAAAAGGAAAGACATTAACGCATAAACAACAAATGACCATAAGGACAGCCAAAAACACTTTTAAAGAGAAGACAAACAGAGTTTTTAAAAATGATTTTCTCATTTATAAATTAAACCAAGAAATAAATGATTAAACATTACAATACAAAAGGCTAAATATTAGTTTTGACTGAAAACAAGAAAATCATTTCATTTCTTCAAATTAACCCATGCCAAAATTTATTAAATGATTCTTAAACTAATAAAAAAAAACTTTTTAAACACCCCACAACTAAATCTAAATCAAACCCTATAACAATAAAAAAAGCGGAATAGACCTACTCTATTCCGCTTTATAAATATTATTTTTCACTACTTAATTTGCTACCTCACTAATAAACTTAATTCGCATAAGTCGTAATTCTTCTGTATCATAATCTCCATCAAATTCATCTAAAGCGTCTTGAATTTTATCTGATTCAGAATCCATAAAATAATCATGAATTTCTTCTTGTTGATCCTCATCTAATATATCATCAATCCAATAGCTGATATTTAATTTAGTACCCGAATAAACAATCTGCTCCATTTCTTTTAACAAAGCATCCATATCTAAACCTTTGGCTTTAGCAATATCATCTAAGGGGAGTTTTCTATCTATATTTTGAATAATATAGAGCTTCAATCCTGAGTTAGCCCCGGTAGATTTAACAACTAGATCGTCTGGTCTTATAATTTCATTTTCCTCTACATATTTAGCAATAAGATCCACAAATGCTTTTCCATATTTTTTTGCTTTTCCTTCACCTACACCTTGAATATTACTTAATTCAGTAATAGTTACAGGGTATTTCAAAGCCATATCTTCTAATGAAAATTCCTGAAAAACAACATATGGGGGAACTCCTTCTTTTTACCTACTTTTTTACGTAAATCAACTAACATAGCCATTAAGACCTCATCCGCTGTACCTGAAGATTTAGCAGCAGTAACTATTGCATCATCTTCACTTTCATGAAATTCATGATCTTCTGTCATCATAAAAGATACTGGCGTTTTTAGATACTCATAGGCTTTATCAGTCATCTTTAAAACACCATAAGTCTCAATATCTTTACGAATATAACCATCAACCATCACTTGTCGAATCAATGCCATCCAATATTTCTCATCCTGATCTTTTCCTTTTCCAAAAAATGGCTGAGCATCCGTTTTGTGAGCTTTAATAACTGCATTTACTTTACCTATTAAAGCTAAAATTATTTCTTTTGCTTTATAAATTTCTTTTGTATCGCGAATAGTTTCTAATAATTTAACAACGTTCTCTTGGGCTTCTGATTTCTTTTTAGGATTACGCATATTATCATCCATATCTCCTCCATCCCCTGTTTCATTATCAAATGTTTCACCAAAATAATGCAGTAAAAACTTACGACGAGACATAGATGTTTCTGCATAAGAAACAACCTCTTGTAATAAAGCAAAACCTACTTCTTGCTCTGCTACAGGTTTACCTGCCATAAATTTTTCTAATTTTTCAACATCTTTATAGGAATAATAAGCTAAGCAATGACCTTCTCCTCCATCTCTTCCAGCCCTTCCCGTTTCTTGATAATAACTTTCTAAAGATTTAGGTATATCATGATGAATAACAAAGCGCACATCTGGCTTATCAATCCCCATACCAAAGGCAATAGTAGCCACAACTACATCTACCTCTTCCATCAAGAACATATCTTGGTGTTTCGCCCTCGTTTTAGCATCAAGTCCTGCATGATATGGAACAGCTGAAATACCATTAACTTTTAACACTTCAGCAATATCCTCGACTTTTTTTTCTAGAAAGGCAATAAATAACTCCTGATTTCCCTTTATGTTGTTTTATAAAACGAATAATATCCGCTTCTACATTTTTAGTTTTTGTTCGTACTTCGTAAAACAAGTTAGGACGATTAAACGATGCTTTAAAGACATTAGCATCCGACATTTCTAAATTTTTAAGAATATCTTCTTGTACTTTAGGGGTAGCTGTAGCTGTTAACCCAATAATAGGTATTTCACCTAAAGCTCTAATTATGTTTCTTAAATTTCTATATTCAGGTCTAAAATCATGTCCCCATTCTGAAATACAATGAGCTTCATCAATAGCCACAAAAGAAATCTTGTGTTCTTTTAAAAATTCAATATACTCATCTTTAGTTAAAGATTCAGGTGCTACATATAACAATTTGGTCAAACCAGATGCTATATCTTTCTTAACTTGATTAATTTCTGTTTTATTTAATGAAGAATTAAGAACGTGCGCAATGGCATCCCCTGAGCCTAAGCTCCTGAGGGCATCTACCTGATTTTTCATTAATGCAATCAGAGGTGAAACAACTATAGCCACACCATCTTGGATTAGCGCAGGTAACTGATAACATAATGACTTTCCGCCACCTGTAGGCATAATAACAAAAGTATTTTCTCCAGATACGATACTCCTCACTACTTGTTCTTGTAATCCTTTAAACTGGCTAAATCCAAAATACTTCTTTAACTCTTTGTGTAAATCAATTGGGTCAGAACTCATTCTTCAACTATTTTCTATTGATAAATTTACGAAACGATGAAAACCAAACAGCTTTTATACTATCCCCAACTAGTAAAAAAAAATGTGTTTGTATATTTTTGGGAAATTTTAAACAAAATTAATAAAATTTCAATCAAATAAAAAATCCTTTCAACTAGGTATTTTTATAAATTTGCACTTACATAAAGATACAAATTTCTTTACCATTGTACAAATTTTTAAAAGAGACCCTTGTTTTGACTACCAAAGACACCATTCTTTCGACTGCTAAAGCCTCATTATTAGAACAAAGTGAAGCTATAGCAAACCTAGTAAACTATCTAACCGATGATTTTGCTGAAGCAGTAGAACTTATATATAATGCAAAAGGCAGACTAATTGTTACAGGTATTGGAAAAAGTGCTATCATTGCTCAAAAAATGGTTGCCACATTTAACTCTACAGGAACACCTTCTATGTTTTTACATGCCTCTGAAGCCATACATGGTGATTTAGGTATGGTACAAGATGGCGATGTTATCATTTGTATATCAAAAAGCGGAAATAGTCCTGAAATAAAAGTATTAGTTCCTTTACTAAAACGTTTTGGGAACCAATTAATAGGAATGACGGCTAACCTTCATTCTTTTTAGGTAAAGAATCTGATCTCGTGTTACACGCTTATGTAAGTAAAGAATCTTGCCCTAATAATTTAGCTCCAACTAATAGTACTACGGCTCAACTAGTACTAGGAGATGCTTTAGCTATTTGTCTAATGCAAAAAGAGATTTTAAGAGTGAAGATTTTGCTAAATATCATCCTGGTGGAGCATTGGGTAAAAAGCTTTTGCTGCGAGTTAGTGATTTATTAGACCGAACACATAAACCTTTTGTTCATCCTGACTCACCTATAAAAGATGTAATTGTTGAAATATCAGAAAAAAGACTTGGTGTAACAGCCGTAATAGAAGGCAACAAACAGCTAATAGGAATTATTACAGATGGAGATATCCGACGAATGTTAAACACAACTGAAACTATCTCTGGGTTAAAAGCAAAAGATATTATGACTCAAACCCCAAAAACAATTGCTTTAGATGCCATGGTAATAGATGCTTTCCATACAATGGAAGACTTTTCAATCACTCAACTAGTAGTTGAAGAAAAAGGGAATTACGTGGGTATATTACATATACATGATATTTTAAAAGAAGGGATTATATAAATGGCGAAGAAAAATTTATCAGAAATGTCTTTTTTAGACCATTTAGAAGAACTTAGATGGTTACTTATAAGAAGTACTATTGCAATTGTCATATTAGCAATCGTAGTTTTCTTTTTGCTGATTTCATATTTGATCAAATCATTTTTGGTCCTACTCGAGTAGAGTTTGTAACGTATCGCTTTTTTTGTGATGCTTCACACTTTCTTGGTTTTGCTGATACAATTTGTATTGAAGAGCTTCCTTTTACCATTCAAAACACAAGTATGGAAGGACAAGTTAATGTTTTCATATGGATGTGTATTACGGCTGGCTTTATACTTGGTTTTCCTTATATAATATGGGAATTATGGCGTTTTATTAGCCCTGCTCTATATGATAATGAAAAAAATATGCTAAGCTATTTATTATTTCAGCTTCTATCTTATTTTTTACAGGTGTTTTATTTGGCTACTACGTAATTGTTCCTATGTCAGTAAACTTTTTAGCTTCTTTTTCTATAAGCAACGTAGTAAAAAATGATATTGATCTTGACTCTTATATTGGAATGGTCAAAACATCTGTATTAGCTGGTGGAATATTCTTTGAAATGCCAATTATCATCTATCTACTAACTAAATTAGGATTAATTAAACCTAGTTTTTTACAAAATACGCGAAAATACGCTATTGTAATCGTATTAATTATAGCTGCTATTGTTACTCCTCCTGATGTTGTCAGTCAAGTAACAGTGGCTGTACCTATGCTTTTAATTTATGAAATGAGTATACTTATTTCTAGAATTGTATATAAGAACCAACTAAAAGAACAAAATGGCTGATTTAGTAAAAGATTTTAATGACTACCGTTCTAAAATGAACGAAAAATATTAGGTGATGACAACAAGGTCATCAAACGAATTTTTAATCTAGATACAAATACGTATACAGAAGGAGCTCTTGATGTTAAGACAAAGGAATTAATGGGACTCGTTGCATCTGCTGTTTTACGCTGTGATGATTGTATTAAATACCACTTGGAAACCTGTTACAATTTAGGAATTAACAAAGCAGAAATGATGGAAGCTATGAGTGTTGCAACACTTGTTGGAGGAACCATTGTAATTCCGCATTTAAGAAGAGCATATGAGTTCTGGGAAGCCTTAGAAGCAAGCAACAACAACAGACAAGAGTAGTAATTTCAGACTGGTTAAAATAAAGTTAGAAAAAGCCTTTAAGTAATAGTATTTACTAAATTACATTCACAATTAAAATCTCATAATTCAAAAGAATGATATTAAGAGCAGACAACTTAGTTAAAACATATAAAAAAAGATCCGTAGTAAAAGGAATATCCGTTGAAGTAAATCAAGGTGAAATTGTCGGCCTTTTAGGTCCAAATGGTGCAGGTAAAACCACTTCTTTCTACATGATTGTAGGTCTTGTAAAACCTAATTCAGGCAATATTTACTTAGACGATATGAATATTACTGATTTTCCAATGTATAAAAGAGCTCAAAATGGGATTGGTTATCTTGCTCAAGAGGCCTCAGTATTTAGAAAAATGAGTATCGAAGATAACATTATGAGTGTTTTACAATTAACGAATCTAACTAAAGACGAGCAAGAAGAAAAAATGGAGGCTCTTATAGAAGAGTTTTCTTTGAATCATATTCGTACTAATCGCGGCGATTTACTTTCAGGAGGAGAACGTCGTAGAACGGAAATTGCAAGATGCTTAGCAACAGATCCTAAATTTATTTTATTAGATGAACCCTTTGCTGGTGTTGACCCAGTAGCTGTAGAAGATATTCAACGCATTGTCGCCAAATTAAAAAACAAAAATATTGGCATTTTGATAACAGACCATAACGTACAAGAAACATTAGCCATTACAGACAAAACCTACTTAATGTTTGAAGGAGGTATTCTAAAAGCGGGTGTACCTGAAGAATTAGTAGAGGATGAAATGGTACGTAGGGTATACCTAGGACAAAATTTTGAGTTAAGAAGAAAAAAATTAGAATTTTAATTTTTCACAATTCTAGAGAAAGAGATTGTCCAAAAAGTAAAAATCAACACGTTACTTCTAACTCCTGCCAAAGGAGGAGTCTTAATCAAATTAGGCAGTATAACACAAACTGTGTAAGTTAAAAAGTTATTCTGAAAAATTAGCTCGCTTAAAAGAGCTAAAATTTTTCGGAAATAACTTTTTAACGTTTTATATATTTACATAGTTATGATAGACAAAGAAGACTTATTAAACAACAAGGATTTTTTTAAATCCTTTAAAAATGGAGAAGATTTATCTTCCTTTTTTAAGCAAATGCATAAACGAGCAGTAGAACACATGCTCAATGCCGAACTAGATGCTCACTTAGATACCGAAAAACATCAAAAAACCTCTGACGGCAATTATCGTAATGGTCATGGAACCAAGAAGATTAAGACTTCCTTTGGAGAAGATCAAATTAAAGTCCCAAGAGATAGAGAAGGTAGTTTTGAACCTGTTTTAGTCCCTAAAAGACATAATATTATTGATGGTTTAGAGAATGTTATCATTTCATTTTATGCTAAAGGAATGAGTGTTAGTGATATTGAAGAGCAAATCAAAGAAATGTATAATTTTGACATTTCAACTTCTACCATTTCAAGAATTACTAATGCAGTAGCAAGTGAGATAGTAACCTGGCAAAACAGACCATTAGATGAAGTTTACTTAATTGTTTGGATGGATGGAATTGTTTTCAAAGTTCGTGAAAACTCAAAAGTAATCAATAAAACTATCTATTTAGCAGTAGGACTTAATCATGAAGGACGAAAAGAAGTTCTTGGTATGTGGTTAGGTAAGAATGAAAGTTCAAGCTTCTGGATGAGTGTTTTAACCGATTTAAAAGCCCGCGGAGTGGAAGATATTTTAATAACGGCTACCGATAATTTAAACGGATTTACTCAAACCATACGTTCTGTTTTTCCTGAATCACAAACACAGATTTGTGTGGTTCACCAAATAAGAAATACTTGTAGATATGTCGTATGGAAAGATAAAAAGCAATTTACAACCGACATGAAACTAGTCTATACAGCACCAACAAAACAAGCCGCCGAGTTAGCTCTAGAAGATTTTGCTCAAAAATGGGAATCTAAATATGGATATGCTATCAAATCTTGGAGGGAAAATTGGGACGAATTAACCATCTTTTTTGACTTCCCGTTAGAAATCCGCAAAATTATTTATACCACAAATTTAATTGAAAATCTTAATGGGAAAATTCGCAAGTACACCAAAAACAAAATGTCGTTTCCAACAGATGAGGCGGTAATAAAATCGGTTTACCTTGCCTTAAAAGAAGCAACTAAAAAATGGTCGATGCCAATACAAAATTGGGGTATTGTTTTAAACCAATTTAATCTTATATTTGAAAAAAGGCTCAGATTATAAAATCCAAGCCTAAACTTTTTAACTTACACACTTTGTAGGATAGTGTCCAAAATTATGTAATTTGCTTCGCCTATTCAGCCCCCTTGGGTTGCAATGACAAGTGGTACGTTGATTTTTACTTTTTGGATACTGTGTATTTTTATCATTTTCTATATTATAAAAGGATAATAAAACTGCTAACAGCTGACTTATCAACTAGATTTTTTTATAACCACAAATTAAATAAGTAAACTTCTCAAAAGTACTACCCAATTAATTAGATAAAGTACATTATCTCTGTATTTAAAATCACCTTTTTTAGGCAAATACCCTTAATTTAGTTTTTTTACTTCCCTTATAACAAGCATTATTTGAAGCTACATAATTTATTAAAAACTTTTAAATTCTGTAGTAAAAAATACTACTACAGGTATATTTTTATAAGTACACACTAGATTTGCATCCATATCAACAGCACATTCTAGGATAAAATCATTAAATTGATCCAGTAGTATGTTATGATTCTTATAATGACTTATGCATCTGTAATATTTTTAGGATGTCTTATCATACAAGCTCCTTTTATTCATTATCTTTTTATTTCTGTAGCTCCGTTGTCTTGAATTTCCTTCTTTTAGAGATCAATAGCATCATTGTTGCACTAATAGTTAGAAATTTTAAATTTGCTCATGACTTTTAAAAAATTAATTTATGATCAAAAATCAATAGTATCTAGCTTTTTATTTTCTTAAAATTTTTAGATCTAAAAACCTTTCCTTTATCAGTAACTAAAACACATGAATAATCAGGATAGTCAGCTAACAACTTCATTCCTTCTGTAATGCCTAAAACCATGATAGATGTACTAAATCCATTAGCAACTTCTGCACTTGGACCAAAAACAGTAGCACTACAAATTCCTTGACTTGGGTACCCTGTTTTAGGATTGATAATATGTGCATAACGTTTACCACCTATTTCGGCATATTTTTCATAATTCCCTGAAGTGGTTACAGCATAACGTCCTAGCTTTACTATCTCTACAAACTCTTCTTTATCAAAAGGGTTTGTTATTCCAATAGTCCATAGTTTACCATTTACTTGTTTTCCCCAAGTACTCAAATCACCTGACGCATTGATAATCCCTCCTATAACTCCTTTTGATTCTAACATCATACGTGCTCGATCTGCTGCATAACCTTTACCTATAGAGCCAAAACCTATTTTCATTCCTTTTTCTTTTAAAAAGATAGTAGAAGCTAAAGTATCAATAACTATATTTTTATAATTTACTTTTTCTATTGATTTTTTTATGGTTATTTCTGTTGGCATAACTGTCATACTACCATCAAATTTCCAAATTTTATCCATTGCAACTATACTTATATCAAAAGCGCCTTTTGTAATTTCAGAAAAAAACAAGGCTGATTTTGTAAGTTGAATTACTTCTGTATCTACTTTTACAGGCTGCACTCCTGCATACTGATTTATTTTTGAAACTTGAGTTTCAGGACGCCATTCTGAAATTAAATTTTCTATCCGATCAATTTCTACTATAGCTTCATCTATTCTTCTTTCTGCTAATATACTATCCTTTTCTACTATTGTTATATCAAATCGGCTTCCCATAAGGGTAACAGCTCGATGTCTTTGAACTTGTGTCTGTACAGTCAATGAAACAAAAAAAAATAAAAAAACAACTCTATTCATCAATAACAATCAGTTAAAATTTGTCCTTTAGATTTATAAAAATTCAAATCGTCTGCTGTCTGTTTTATAATATAATTTTCTAACAGTTCTTCTATATCTTTCAACATAGCTATTGAACCGCAAATCATCAGAACATTTCCTTCTTGTAATAACTTTAATATAAATTCTAAATCTTGGTTTACTAAATCAGTTACATGATAACGATTTCCTGTTCTAGAGAAAGCAAATCTAAATTGCTCTAATTTTCCTTGCTTTTTATATCCTTCTGCTTGATCTTGTAGTTTTTTAACAAATGTACTTTCTTCTCTAAAACCTGCATATAAATACAAAGAATGTTTAGTAACAGATTCTGCTATCATTCCCATAAAAGGTGCTATTCCTGTACCATTAGCAATCATTATAACTTTTTTGTCTTGAGGCAAATAAAATTTAGGATTCCGTAGAATTATTCCTCTTAAAACTTGTCCTTCTTTTAATTGATATAAAAATCCAGATCCCAATCCATTAGAATGTAACTTA
Coding sequences:
- a CDS encoding IS256 family transposase, whose translation is MIDKEDLLNNKDFFKSFKNGEDLSSFFKQMHKRAVEHMLNAELDAHLDTEKHQKTSDGNYRNGHGTKKIKTSFGEDQIKVPRDREGSFEPVLVPKRHNIIDGLENVIISFYAKGMSVSDIEEQIKEMYNFDISTSTISRITNAVASEIVTWQNRPLDEVYLIVWMDGIVFKVRENSKVINKTIYLAVGLNHEGRKEVLGMWLGKNESSSFWMSVLTDLKARGVEDILITATDNLNGFTQTIRSVFPESQTQICVVHQIRNTCRYVVWKDKKQFTTDMKLVYTAPTKQAAELALEDFAQKWESKYGYAIKSWRENWDELTIFFDFPLEIRKIIYTTNLIENLNGKIRKYTKNKMSFPTDEAVIKSVYLALKEATKKWSMPIQNWGIVLNQFNLIFEKRLRL
- the lptB gene encoding LPS export ABC transporter ATP-binding protein; the encoded protein is MILRADNLVKTYKKRSVVKGISVEVNQGEIVGLLGPNGAGKTTSFYMIVGLVKPNSGNIYLDDMNITDFPMYKRAQNGIGYLAQEASVFRKMSIEDNIMSVLQLTNLTKDEQEEKMEALIEEFSLNHIRTNRGDLLSGGERRRTEIARCLATDPKFILLDEPFAGVDPVAVEDIQRIVAKLKNKNIGILITDHNVQETLAITDKTYLMFEGGILKAGVPEELVEDEMVRRVYLGQNFELRRKKLEF
- a CDS encoding shikimate kinase translates to MGGGTPCYAGNHLLLQQEDVLSVYLKASIDLLVTRLVKEADKRPLIANLNKEEMKEFVAKHLFDRNYYYNSCKKIISVDNKNLEEVCKELIALYSK
- a CDS encoding FAD:protein FMN transferase encodes the protein MGSRFDITIVEKDSILAERRIDEAIVEIDRIENLISEWRPETQVSKINQYAGVQPVKVDTEVIQLTKSALFFSEITKGAFDISIVAMDKIWKFDGSMTVMPTEITIKKSIEKVNYKNIVIDTLASTIFLKEKGMKIGFGSIGKGYAADRARMMLESKGVIGGIINASGDLSTWGKQVNGKLWTIGITNPFDKEEFVEIVKLGRYAVTTSGNYEKYAEIGGKRYAHIINPKTGYPSQGICSATVFGPSAEVANGFSTSIMVLGITEGMKLLADYPDYSCVLVTDKGKVFRSKNFKKIKS
- a CDS encoding shikimate kinase, whose translation is MGKIVLVGYMGSGKSSIGKILADRLSLEFVDLDDLIVKETGKTIKEIFETDGEIYFRKLEHTVFKKQLLKKNLLF